In Kitasatospora viridis, a single window of DNA contains:
- a CDS encoding peptidase inhibitor family I36 protein — protein sequence MKRRLSFVLGTALLAGLAVIPVQSASAAPRTVNVLPSGQGAGVCRDGFVCLYENYGLNQPANGRVLLTDESIGWLSDNNFDKIVSSVCNHSGTAATLFSADGYEGQSITVNPGHCTDVPAWFNDQASSVQLD from the coding sequence TTGAAGCGACGCCTTTCCTTCGTCCTGGGCACCGCCCTGCTCGCCGGCCTGGCCGTCATCCCCGTGCAGTCGGCCTCGGCCGCTCCGCGCACCGTGAACGTGCTGCCTTCCGGACAGGGCGCCGGCGTGTGCCGCGACGGGTTCGTCTGTCTCTACGAGAACTACGGACTCAACCAGCCCGCCAACGGCCGCGTGCTGCTGACCGACGAGTCGATCGGCTGGCTCTCCGACAACAACTTCGACAAGATCGTCAGCTCGGTCTGCAACCACTCCGGCACCGCGGCCACGCTCTTCTCCGCAGATGGGTACGAGGGCCAGAGCATCACGGTCAATCCCGGCCACTGCACCGACGTCCCGGCGTGGTTCAACGACCAGGCCTCCTCGGTCCAGTTGGACTGA
- a CDS encoding ATP-binding protein translates to MTTHSAWLPQHRKSAGTARTMLRDFLADPVPNGELFACDAEVILSELVTNALLHGRSGPEQLIFIRFDLSPALLRIEVHDASGKPPTLAPVGADEECGRGLLLVERLSRDRGFGPREGIGKLVWATVGPEA, encoded by the coding sequence ATGACCACCCACTCCGCCTGGCTCCCCCAGCACCGGAAGTCGGCCGGCACCGCCCGCACCATGCTCCGCGACTTCCTCGCCGATCCCGTCCCCAACGGTGAACTCTTCGCCTGCGACGCCGAGGTGATCCTCAGTGAGCTCGTCACCAACGCCCTGCTGCACGGGCGCAGCGGGCCGGAGCAACTCATCTTCATCCGCTTCGACCTCTCCCCCGCCCTCCTTCGCATCGAAGTCCACGACGCCAGCGGCAAGCCGCCCACCCTCGCGCCCGTCGGCGCGGACGAGGAGTGCGGCCGTGGGCTGCTGCTGGTCGAACGGCTGTCCCGCGACCGGGGGTTCGGGCCACGCGAGGGGATCGGCAAGCTGGTGTGGGCCACGGTCGGGCCGGAGGCGTGA
- a CDS encoding DUF5753 domain-containing protein, producing MVPSERFAAGCDVAFQTNGLFVRMRDRIFDPEDASWFQPYLWFERQALEILDFSPIGVMGMFQTAEYARAIFSAGHPRKTPEKIEVMVEERLKRHELLERKDPPAFWVVFHEGCLRTPVGGVGVMAAQLDHLLKSAESPNVDFQVLSFTAGAIAAHTTPFTLVRLPNAQTELYGDGLMAGKVFQSSGTVVEFSGHYERMRAHALPPDRSLEFIAELAEGYRKC from the coding sequence ATGGTGCCCTCGGAGCGTTTCGCGGCGGGGTGTGACGTCGCCTTCCAGACCAACGGCCTCTTCGTGCGCATGCGGGACCGGATTTTCGACCCCGAGGATGCGTCATGGTTCCAGCCGTACCTCTGGTTCGAACGCCAGGCACTTGAGATTCTGGACTTCTCGCCGATCGGCGTCATGGGGATGTTCCAGACGGCTGAATACGCACGGGCGATCTTCTCGGCGGGCCATCCCAGAAAAACCCCGGAGAAGATCGAAGTCATGGTGGAAGAACGATTGAAGCGTCACGAGCTGCTCGAACGGAAGGATCCCCCGGCGTTCTGGGTGGTCTTCCATGAGGGTTGCCTGCGCACGCCAGTGGGCGGGGTGGGAGTCATGGCCGCGCAGCTGGACCACTTGCTGAAGTCGGCGGAATCGCCGAACGTGGACTTCCAGGTGCTGTCGTTCACCGCAGGTGCGATCGCCGCCCACACCACGCCGTTCACCCTGGTCAGGCTCCCCAATGCACAGACCGAACTCTACGGTGACGGGCTCATGGCCGGAAAGGTCTTCCAATCGTCGGGCACAGTGGTTGAGTTCTCGGGGCACTATGAGCGGATGCGTGCGCACGCGCTCCCGCCGGACCGTTCGTTGGAATTCATCGCGGAACTCGCCGAGGGGTACCGAAAGTGCTGA
- a CDS encoding DUF397 domain-containing protein: MLSALVWQTSTHSAKDPDGPALSLTTDAWSAFLDQLKQLKGA, encoded by the coding sequence GTGCTGAGCGCCTTGGTGTGGCAGACGTCAACTCACAGTGCCAAGGACCCCGACGGCCCGGCGCTCAGCCTCACCACTGACGCCTGGTCAGCTTTCCTCGACCAGCTCAAGCAGCTCAAGGGCGCCTGA